GCGGGCAGGGTCGGCCTGTCCGGGAGGCCCGTGGGCGACCGGACGATCGAATGGGATCTGGCGTTCCTGATGGCGGTGCTGAACTGGGCAGAGCGTTCCAACGACGAGCGGGGCCGCCCGCTGCTCGACAGGAATCCGCTGAAGGGCCTGAGGAAGCCCACGGAGAAGAACCCCGCCCGGGTCGTTCTCACCGAGGAGGAATACCGGGCTCTGCTCGGGGTTTCCCGGGAGGTCGGGTGGCGATTCCATGTCGCACTCGTGCTCGCGCACGAGACGGGGCACCGCATCGGAGCCATCCGCAAGCTCCGCTGGTCGGATGTCGACTTCGAGGGCCGGGAGGTGCGGTGGAGGGCGGAGCACGAGAAGACGGGCTACGGGCACAGGACGCCGGTGACCGACCGGGCACTGGCGGCCTTGGAAGAGGCGCGACAGATGAGCGGCGCAACCGGTGACGCGCCGGTGCTGCCCCCGCCGACCGACGCGGGGACGTGGATCTCCAACAGCTTGGCGCTCACGTGGTGGAACAGGGCCGTGGCGCTTGCCGGGCTGGAGCCGAAGCGCGGCCGGGGTTGGCACTCGCTGAGGAGGAAGTTCGCCAGCGACCTGATGGACTTGCCTCTCAAGGTCCTCTGCGAGCTTGGCGGTTGGAAGGACCCGAAGACGGTGCTGCGCTGTTACCAGCAGGCCGACTCGGTACAGCTTCGGAAGGCTTTGGACAGCCGCTCGGTGGGTCGCGCCTAAAATCCGCAATGGGCGGGAGTCATTGGGCGGGAATCCGGCACGTATGACTCGCAAGTTCAACAATCACAATCATATCCACGCCCAGTCCCAACTGTTGCACCAGCGGGTCGTCCTCCGCCACCGGCGAGGCGCTGAAGAGGCCGGGGCCGGCCGGGCACACCTCGAGCGCCGCTTCCTCGCCTGCGCTTGGCTCGTCCCTCTCGGAGGGCATCGGATTGCATGCGTCTGAGGGGCAGAGCTCGAACCCGTCCGCCGTGGAACTCCGCATGGCGAACACGAAGCGCCCGCCCACAATCTCCACTCGCGTGATGAACGGCTCCGGGGCGTCGATGTACTGCTGGAGGATCATCCGGGCGCCGGGCCCGGCGTCGAAGCCGTCGCCGTCGAGGTGCCGCTCGAGCTCCCGCGCGTCGCGGAAGAGGTGGATCCCCAGGCCCTTGCCCCCCTGGTCGTGCTTCGTGATGAACGGGCCGTCGAAGGTGGCCGCCGCTTCGAGCAGGTGCTCCCTCCCCACGGCCAGCACGGTGCGCGGCGTGCGGATCCCGTGCCGGCGCAGGACGAGATCCTGCCGGAGCTTGCTCATCTCCAGCTCGAAGGCGCCGAGCCCGTTGATCACCCGGCGGCCGTGCGACTCCAGCCAGTACAGGAACTGCCGCGCCAGTTCCACCGTGTGGACATGGCCGCGCGTGTGCGACGACGGGCTGATGCGGTTGATCCAGATGCCCTCGGGAGGCGGCGTCGAAGGGTCGACGAGCCCTTCGTTTACGTGCACGAGGCGGACGCGGAAGCCCTCCCTCGCGAGCGCCTCCTGAAGCGGCGGAATCCAGGCCGGGTTTTCGTACAGCACGTGTATCTGCGGTAAAGCGGGACGAATCATGGGTTTCTCTCGGGTTGAGTCCGGTTGCACGGGGCACGAAAAAAGCCGCCCGGGTCGGTGGACCGGGGCGGCTCGAAAAACGCTTTGAGCTAGGGGCTCAGCGCATCAACACACCCGGATCCACGCGTCGTGGAGACACGAGCACATACAGACGCAGGTGCTACAGGCGCAGGTCGCTCCGCGGGCGCGGAGAGCTCGGATGTCAGACGCGTGAATCATGGCGCGAGAAGATGTCCGCATGGGCATGGCGGGGCAACTGCCACAGCGTCGCCCAAACCGTGACGCACCCCTCATCGCACCCTTACTCTGCCACGCCCTTCTCGTTGAGGATCTCCCACACCTTGTCGGGGGTGATCGGGATGTCGAGGTGCGTCACGCCCAGGTGCGCCAGAGCGTCCACCACGGCGTTCGCGATCGCCGGGGGCGCGCCCACCGTCGCCGATTCGCCGACGCCCTTGGCGCCGAGAGGGTGGTGCGGGGACGGCGTGATCGTGTGCCCGGTCTCCCACGCCGGCGTCTCCATGGACGTGGGGACGAGGTAGTCCATGAACGAGCCGGCGAGGTTGTTGCCGTCCTCGTCGTAGGGGATCTCCTCGAACAGGGCGGGGCCGATACCCTGCGTGAGGCCGCCGTGGATCTGGCCCTGCACGATCATGGGGTTGATGATGTTGCCGCAGTCGTCCACGGCCACGAAGCGGCGCACGGTGACCTCTCCCGTGCCGCGGTCGATGTCGACCACGCAGATGTACGTGCCGAAGGGGAAGGTGAGGTTGGGTGGGTCGTAGTAGTTCGTCGCCTCGAGGCCCGGCTCCATCCCCTCGGGCAGGTTCGTGTAGGCGGCGAAGGCGCAGTCCTGGATCGTGACGGACCGGTCCGGGGCGCCCTTCACGGAGAACTTCCCGGGCTCCCAATCGAGGTCCTCCTCGCTCACCTCCATCAGGTGGGCGGCGATCTTCGCGGCCTTGTCGCGGATCTGGCGTGCGGCCATCGCGCCCGCGGCCCCGGCGGTGGGGGTCGAGCGGCTGGCGTAGGTGCCGAGCCCGTACGGGGCGGTGTCGGTGTCGCCCTCCTCGACCTGCACGTGCGCGGCGGGGAGGCCGAGTTCCTCGGCGATGATCTGCGCGTAGGTGGTCTCGTGGCCCTGGCCCTGCGACTTGGTGCCGAAGCGGGCGATCGCCTTCCCCGTGGGGTGCACGCGCACCTCGGCGGAGTCGAACATCTTGATGCCGAGGATGTCGAAGTCCTTGGACGGGCCAGCGCCCAGCACCTCGGTGAAGCTGCACACGCCGATCCCCATCAGTTCGCCGCGCGCGCGCTTCTCGGCCTGCTCGCGGCGCAGATCGTCGTAGCCGATCATCTCCCTGGCCTTGTCCATCGCGGCCTGATAGTCGCCGCTGTCGTACTCCCAACCGAGCGGCGACTTGTAGGGGAAGGCCTCCTTCGCGATGAAGTTCTCCTCGCGCAACTGCGCCGGATCCTTCCCGATCTTGTGCGCCAGCGTGTCCACGACCCGCTCCATGCAGTGCACGGCCTCGGTCACGCGGAAGGAGCAGCGGTAGGCGACCCCGCCCGGCGGCTTGTTCGTGTAGACCGCATCCACCTCGGCGTAGGCCTGCTCCATGTCGTAGGAGCCGGTGCAGATGGAGAAGAGACCGGCCGGGAACTTGGAAGGCGCGGCCTGGGCGTCCGAATAGCCGTGGTCCGCGAGCGTCTTGATGCGGAGGCCGCGGATCTTCCCGTCGGCGTCGGCCGCGAGTTCGGCGTCCATGTGATAGTCGCGCGCGAACGAGTCCGCCTGGAGGTTCTCCATCCGGTCCTCGATCCACTTCACCGGCTTGCCCAGCACGACGGAGGCCGCGATCGCGACCACGTAGCCGGGATAGACCGGCACCTTGCCGCCGAAGCCGCCCCCGATATCGGGCGACACGACACGGATCTTCTCCTCGGAGAGTCCGACGTGTCCCGCCACGAGGGCGAGCACGGTGCGGATCGCGTGCGGCGCCTGCGTCGTCATGTAGACGGTGAGGTGGCCCTCGACGGGGTTGAAGTCGGCGACGCAGCCGCAGGTCTCGATCGAGGCGACGTGGATGCGCGGCACGTGCATGCTCTCGCGCACGACGACGTCCGCCTCCTCGAACACCTTGTCGGTCGCCTCCTTGTCGCCGGCCTCCCAGTGCCAGATGCGGTTGTCGGTCTGGCCTTCCTTGTCGGTGCGGAGGACGGGCGCGTCCTCATCGAGCGCCTTGAAGGGGTCGATAACGGGCTTCATCGGCTCGTAGTCGACTTCGACCGCGGCCACGCCGTCGGCCGCCGCGTAGCGCGATGTCGCGATGACGGCCGCGACCTCCTGCGCCTGGTACATGACGGTGTCGGTGGGGAGCACCATCTGCGTGTCCGACATGAGCGTCGGCATCCAGTGCAGGTTGTACGCCTCGAGGTCCTTGCCGGTGAGGACGGCGAGGACGCCGGGGACCTCCAGCGCCTTGCTCGAGTCAATGCCTTTGATCTTCCCGTAGGCGATCGGGCTGCGGACGATGTCGAGCCACAGCATGCCGGGGAGGACGATGTCGTCGATGTAGTTGCCCTTGCCCTGCAGGAAGCGCGGATCCTCCTTGCGCTTCATGGAGTGCCCCATGCCGCAGATGTCGGCGGAAGTCTTCGGTGCCATCAGCTGTCCTCCCCCGCTTCGGCGGCGCCAGCGGCGAGTTTGTCGGCGGCGTACTGCACCGCCTTGACGATGTTCACGTAACCGGTGCAACGGCAGAGATTGCCGGAGATCGCCTCGCGGATCTCCGCCTCGCTCGGGTTCGGGTTGTCCTCGAGGAGGGCGGCGCCGGTCATCAGCATGCCGGGCGTGCAGAAGCCGCACTGGAGGCCGTGCTTCTCCCAGAAGCCTTCCTGAAGCGCGTGCATGCCGTCGGCCCCGGCGAGTCCTTCGACGGTTCCGATCTCGGCGCCGTCGGCCTGCACTGCGAGGACGGTGCACGACTTCGTCGGTTTCCCGTCGACCAGCACGGTACAGGCGCCGCAGTGGGTCGTGTCGCAGCCGATGTGGGTGCCGGTGAGCCGCAGTTCGTCGCGGATCAGGTGGACGAGCAGCATGCGCGACTCGACCTCCATCGCGTGCGCCTCGCCGTTCACGGTGACGCTGATCGGATGTGTCGCCATCGCTCTACCCTCCGGCTCCGGCGCGCGCGAGCGCCTGGCGGATGGCCCTCGCGGTGAGCACGCGGGCCATGTTCCTCTTGTACTCGACGGAACCGCGCCGGTCCTCGACGGGCTCGGTCATATCGGCCGCGGCCTGGGCGGCGGCGGCGATGATCTCGTCGGCGTCGGGCGCCTTCGTGATCGCGTCACGAACCCTCTCGATGGCGCCACGCAGCCCGCTCGCCGGCACGAAGTCCGCGCCGAGGAGCGTCTCTTCTGCCGCGGTCGCGCGGATCGGCGCGAAGCTCAGGTTCGTGAGCGCCACACCCGCCTTCGTCACCTTGCCGTCGTCGTCCAGAGTCAGCTGCACGGCCGCGCCGGCGACCGCATAGTCGCCCACCTTGCGCTCCAGCTTGACGTAGGCGCCCCCGCTGCCCGCGGGCGGCACCGGGATGTGGAGTTCGGTGAGGATCTCGTCCTCTCCCAGCGCGGTCATGAAGAGGCCGTGGAAGAAGTCGTCGATGTCGATCGTGCGCTCTCCGCCCGGCCCGGTGGCGATGACGTGCGCCCGCAGCGCGAGCATCGTCGCCGGGTGGTCGTTCGCGGGGTCGCCGTGCGCGATGTTCCCGCACACCGTGGCGCGGTTGCGCACCAGCGGGTCCGCGATCACGCGGGCGGTGTCGATCAGGATCGGATAGCGCTCCACCACCGCCGCCGATTCCTCGAGTTGGGCCTCCGTCACGAGCGCCCCGATGCGGAGACATCCGTCCCGCTCCTCGATCGTGTCGAGCCCGGGGATGCGGCCGATGTCGATGATGTTCGCGGGCGCGGCGAGCCGAAGCTTCATCATCGGGAGGAGGCTCTGGCCGCCCGACATCACCTTCGCGTCGTCGAGTTCGCCGAGGAGGTCGATCGCGTCGTCCAGTTCGGCCGGCGCGTGGTAGTCGAACTGCGGGGGAATCATGCCTCTGCCTCCTTCGCCTGATTCTCGAGCGTGCTCGTGAGTCTTCCCACGAACTCCTGCAGCATCCGTTTGGACACAACCTGGGTCATGCCGCGGCCGAGTTGCGCGAGGATCCCGGTGACGGTCACGTCCGAATCCATCGTCACCTCGGACCCGCCGTCGGGCAGCGCCGTGACACGACTGTTCATCGTCATGTCGGCGGTGCCCATGCCGGCCTTGCCCTGGCCCCGAGCGCGGACGACCGCGGACCGCTCCTCTTCGTTCAACATGAAGGATACGGTCCCGGTATAGGCCGCCACGAGGGGGCCCACCTTGACGGTCATGCCGCCTTCCCAGGTCGTGTCGTCGATCTGCTCGGTGATTTCCGCTCCCGGCAGGAGTTCCGAGAGCTGCCGCGGGTCGGAGAGAATCCCCCACACGGTCGCGGCGGGCGCGTCGATCGTGAACCCTTCCTCGATTCTCATGGGCCTTGTTCCTCCATCGTCACCCGCCGGGAGCGCCTGCGATAAACCAGAACGACGTAGGCGATGACCGCACCGATCGATACGACCATGCCGATGTTCCCGTAGGTCGTGCTGACCTGCAGTCCGAGGAACAGCGAGAACGAGAACATCAGGTAGAGCAATGCGATCACCGCGACGTGCACGGCGACCCTCACCAGGCTTCTCAATGTCACCCCCTCGTGACTTGTTGCTGGAGATACGCCTCCGGCGAGGCGTCGAATCGCGTTCGGCACCCCTCGCAGCAGAAGTAGACGGGTGCCCCCTCGAAGACCGAGGACGGAGAACCCGAGATCGAGACGGTCATTCCGCACACGGGATCCGTCGCCTCGTCGTCGGCTCGCTGCCCGGTCGCCACTTCGTCCGCGGACGCGTCACCGGCCTCGACTGCCTCCGACTCCGTCGGTTGCGGCCCGAGCTGGACGATCTCCGCCAGAATGCTGACGGCGATCTCCTCGGGGCTCTCGGCGCCGATGTCGAGGCCCGCGGGGCCGCGCACGCGGGCGACGTCGCCGCCGCCGAGTCCCTGCGCGGCCAGAACGCGGCGCACTTCCTCCATCCGGGTGGGAGAGGCGATCACGCCCAGGTAGTCCGGGGCGGCGGCCGCCAGCTCCCCGAGCGAGCGCTCGTCACGCCGTCCCATGGTGGCGACGACTCCGTACAGCCTCCAGCCGCGGGGGCGTTCGGCGTAGCGCGCCGCCGTCTCCGCCAGATCGTCCACGACCTCATCGGCGGCGGCCGCCAGCGCCTCGTCTTCGGACGTCTCGGCGACGGTCGTGTACCCCATCGCGCCGCCGAGGCGCACCAGCGCCAGGGCGACGGGCGAACTGCCCGCCACGATCAGGACGGGAGCCGGAAGAACCGGATTAACGTGCACTTCCACCTTCCCTCCGCTGCTGCAGGACATGGGTACGGGGACCAGGCCGTCCGGCCGCCCGGGACTCGACCCGAAGGCGAGGAGCCTGGGCTCCCCCTGATCCAGCGTCTCCAGCGCGTGGCGGATCACCTCCGATCGCGTGCAACTGCCGCCGATCCAGCCGTGCATGACGCCGTCCGCCGAAATCAGCGCCATGTTGCCCGGCTTCCCGCTCGTGGGCCGCTCGCTCCGCACCACCGTCGCGAGCGCATACGGCTGCCGTTCGGCAGTCAAACTCGCGGCGAGATCCAGCAGGTCGCGTTTCACGGGAGATCGCTCGAGCGGGAGCCGACCCCGGCGAACTCCCTCCGCACGGCTTCGTATTCGTCCGGGCGGTCGAGGTCCCTGAGCCGGTCGGCCGGCCAGTCCACGGGGACCGCCCGCTTGTGGTGGCGGCGCACGACCTCGCGCCCGCACCCCGCCCGCATGCGGGATATCTCGCCGAAAAGGCCGCGGCCGTAGAGGATGGGCGGCGCGTTGACCTCGCCGTAGCGCGACACGACCAGCGGGGCGTCCATCTCCGCGTAACGCTCCACCAGCGTCCGCACCATGCGCGCGGTCACGAACGGCATGTCGGACAGCATCACGATGGCTGCCGCGCAGGCCTCCGGCACCGCGGCGATGCCGCAGGCCACCGATGTCTGGATGCCGGTCTCGTGATCGGGATTGACAGCCACGGTACAGTCGAGGTGCCGGACTTCGCGCTCGACGGCACGGCGCGCGTGTCCCGTGACGAGGATGACGGGGTCGAGTCCGGCTTCACCCGCGAGGCGGACCGCCCGGCGCACAAGGGTCTCTCCACCGACGTCCAGCAGGAGCTTGTTGCGCCCCATGCGGGTCGACGACCCGGCGGCCAGCACGATTCCCGCTACCCTGTGCTCTTCGGACATGGCTCCAGAATAGGCCGGCGCCGACCGCTACCGCGAGCCCGGAAGCCCGTGGCCCACGCCCCTGGGCGGGCCGCTATCGCTCGTAGAGCCCGCAGGCGAAGATGCCCGGTATCTCGAAGGGCAGAGGCCCGAGTTCTCTCGTGAACCGGTCGCCGAGGTCCATCATCGTGATGGCCTCCAGCGTGCGGAACCCCGCGCCGGCCATCAGTTCGCACATCTCCCCCGGGCTGTAGTCGGAATGCATCGGCTCGCCGCGCTTCGCAACGTATTTCCGCAGCGCCGTGCGCGCCTCGCGGTGTTCGGGCAACGCGGAAGCGTCGTCGAGCAGGTGGTCGAGCACGAACCGCGAACCCGGCGCGACGCCCTCGGCAATCGAACGGGCGGTCTCCGCGATGATGTCCGTGGGCAGGTAGTACGTGACGCCGAGAAGCGAGAGGAACGCACGCCGGGCGGGGTCGAAGGAGGATTCCGCGAGCGCCGCCATCACGGGCACTTCCCCGAGCTCCGCCGCGACGAAGTGGAGACCCGGCGGCCGTTCCACGCCCATGCGCTTCAGCCGCTTCCGCTTCATCGCCTGCATTTCGGGCAGGTCGAGCTCGAACACCTGCAAGTCCTCCATGAGGTCGGCCCGGCGCAGCGCGAACGAATCCATCCCGGCCCCGATGATCACGTACTGCGCGATCCCGTCACGGATGGCCGCCTCCAGCGCCTGCTCCGCGTAGCGCACCCGGATCAGCACGCCGAGCATGCCGGGCCGCAGCTTCCGCAGGACATGGTTGAGCAGGAACCAGGAGACGGGCCGGACCTTGATCAGCAGACGCAGGTGCCAGCCGCACAGGCCGAGGGCGAAGGGGTCCTCGACAAGGCGCACCCGGTCGCGCTGATGCAGGGCCCGCATGCCGGCGACGAGTTCGGCGGTCGTAGCTCGCGTCTTCATCTGTTCCGGTCACTCCGCGTGATGCGATTCACGGCGCGCGACGACGCCGGCCCCCGGCAAGGCCCCGCGCCACGGCGATGCCCGAAAGGATGACGGCGGCGCCCCCCAGTTGCTGCGGCGTGGGCGTCTCTCCCAGCCACATCCACGCCGTGGCGAGCGCGATCACCGGGACGAGGTTCTGGTACACCGCCGTCCGGCTCTGTCCGATCGTCTTCATGCCGCGCGACCAGAGCAGGTAGGCGATGGCGATCCCGAAGACCCCCGTGTAGGCCGTCGCGAACCAGATGCCCGGCGGGATCGAACTCCAGTCGACGCGCATCAGATCCGGGATCCCCATGATGACGATGACGGGGAGGGCGGCCCACAGCGTCCACCCCGTCACCTCCAGCGCCCCCCGGCGTTTCGTGATGCGTCGTCCGAAGACCGTGAACGACGCCCAGGAGAATGCGGCCCCGAGGACGAGCAGATCCCCGAGCCCGGCTCCTCCGACTTCCTGCGTGCCGCCGGTGATGAGAATCGCCATGCCGGCGATCGTCGCGGCGACGCCCAGGAGGATCGCGAGGCTGAACCGCTCCCGCCCGAGCGCGGACGCGATCAGGAGCACCCACACGGGACTCGTGGACAGGAGCAGCGCGGCGTTCCCGGTAAGCGTCAGGTCGATCCCGTAGATGAAGGTGGCCTGGAAGATCACGTGGCCTACCACCGCGAGTCCCAGGATCCGCGGCCACTCGCTCCGCGGAGGGAGGACCGGTCGCCCCGTGGCCCGGAGGAGGCACCAGACCGCCAGCGCCGCGAACGGGAAACGCACGGCGTTGAATGCGAGCGGATCGAGTTCCCGCAGGACGACCTTCACGACGGAGAAGTTGATGCCCCAGATGATCGCCGTGGCCAGGAGTCCGAGGTCGACCGTGAGGTCGCGCGCTCGCCGCCGGGAAGGGTGGCCGCTCGAAGAGTTCGTCAATCGCGCTCGCCGTGGGGAAAGGGACGAGGGAGCCCCCGGCCGAACACCGGGGAGGGAACGGCTGAGTATATTCCGGGAGTGCTCCGGGAGTCGACCGCCGAGCGTCGACCGGCTGGAATCGAGCGCACACGCCCTTGCGAAACGAGCGTCGCGATGAATGACGGATTCATGCAGCGGGCCATCGATCTGTCCGAGCGCAGCGTGGACGAGGGCGGCGGGCCGTTCGGCGCCGTCGTCGTGAAGGACGGCGAGGTCGTGGCGGAGGGGACGAACCGCGTGACGCTGGACAACGATCCCACGGCCCACGCCGAAGTCCGGGCGATTCGAAAGGCCTGCGAAATTCTGGGCACGTTCGATCTCGGCGACTGCGAGATCTACGCGAGTTGCGAGCCGTGTCCGATGTGCCTGGGAGCGATCTACTGGAGCCGGATCCGCCGCGTGTACTACGCGAACACCCGGGAGGACGCGGCGCGCATCCGGTTCAGCGACGAAGACATCTACGACGAGTTCTCCCGGCCGCTCGCGGAGCGCCGGATCGTGTCGCTCGTGCGGATCTCCTCCGCCCGGGCGCGGGACGCCTTCGAGCGCTGGATCCGAAAATCGGACCGGACGCCGTACTAGCGCCGCCGCATCCGTCGCGGCGCGGTTTGACATCCGACGGTCGCCCCTATAGAACTGCCCGCACGACAACTCATCGAGACCGGCTGAGGGACAGGCCCGTTGACGCCGGGGCAACCTGCGGGAAGTGGCATTCCCGCGAAGGTGCCAACTCCTGCGGTGGACTCGCATCCGCCGTGAAGATGAACCGCCCGCCGCCCTTCGAGGCGGTAGCCGCAGTCTCAGGGTGTCGAATCTCCGGAGTCCGATGAGGTGCACTCGAGACTCGGAGAGGTCATGATGACCCACCGCTCTGCCGCTCGCGTTGCCTCTTCCCCCGTCACACGCGCCGTGCGGGCGGGGCTCGGCGCCGACACCGCCCATCGGGCGATCATGCCGCCGATCCATCTCTCCACCAACTTCTTCTTCGACGCTCCGGGCGTGTACGCGAAGTACGACTACACGCGTACGGCCAACCCGACGCGCGATCTCGCGGCCGACACCATCGCCGAACTCGAGGGAGGGTGCGGTGCGGTCGTCACCTCTTCCGGCATGTCGGCGATCGCCGTGTCGACGCGCCTGCTTTCGGGCGGCGATCTGCTCCTGGCGCCCCGCGACTGCTACGGAGGCAGCTACCGCCTCTTCTCCGCCGAGGCGAGCCGTGGCGGGTATCGCGTCGAGTTCGTCGACCCGTGGGACCCGGCGTCGCTCGAACTCGCCCGCCGACTTCGGCCCCGGATGATCTGGATCGAGACGCCGAGCAACCCACGCCTGCGGATCACCGACATTGCCGCGTGGGCGCGGGTGGCGCGCGACATCGGGGCGATCTGCGTGGCCGACAACACCTTCCTCTCGCCCGTCAACCAGCGCCCCCTGGAGTTCGGCGCCGGTCTCGTCGTGCACTCGACGACGAAGTTCCTGAACGGGCACGGCGACGTGGTGGGCGGGGCGGTGGTGGCGGCGGACGAGGATCTGCTCGAAGAAATCGCCTGGTGGACCAACGTCATGGGCGTATCGGGGGCGCCGTTCGACTCGTATCTGACGCTCAGGGGGATGCGGACCCTTCACGCGCGCAGCCGCGTACACGAAGCGAACGCGCTCCGCATCGTGGATCTGCTGGACCGCAGCGACGTGGTCGCCCGCGTCCATCACCCGAGCCTGCCCGATCATCCCGGGCACGATATCGCGCGGCGGCAGCAGACGGGGTGGGGCAGCCTCGTTTCGTTCGAACTGCGCGGCGGACGAGCGGCGGTGGATGCCTTCGTGGACCGTATCGAACACTTCGCCCTGGCCGAGTCGCTGGGCGGCGTGGAGAGCCTGGTCGCGCACCCCTGGACGATGACGCACGCGTCGATGGATGAACCCGCGCGCCGGGCGGCGGGGATCGGCGAGGGGCTGCTCCGGTTGTCGGTGGGGATCGAGGCCTGCGAGGACCTGGAGGCCGATCTGGAGCGGGCGCTCGCCGCGGCTGACCGCCCGACAGCGTGCGCTGCCCGGGTGCGCGCGGCGCAACGTTGACCGGGAGCCCCGCATTCTCTAAGGTGCCGCCGCCGCCGACACGGCCGCTTTCCAGTCGGTCGGCGCGCCGATCCGCGGGAGGGAAGGGGAACCATGGCAAACCAGGTCGACGCCGGAC
The Candidatus Palauibacter soopunensis genome window above contains:
- the metB gene encoding cystathionine gamma-synthase: MTHRSAARVASSPVTRAVRAGLGADTAHRAIMPPIHLSTNFFFDAPGVYAKYDYTRTANPTRDLAADTIAELEGGCGAVVTSSGMSAIAVSTRLLSGGDLLLAPRDCYGGSYRLFSAEASRGGYRVEFVDPWDPASLELARRLRPRMIWIETPSNPRLRITDIAAWARVARDIGAICVADNTFLSPVNQRPLEFGAGLVVHSTTKFLNGHGDVVGGAVVAADEDLLEEIAWWTNVMGVSGAPFDSYLTLRGMRTLHARSRVHEANALRIVDLLDRSDVVARVHHPSLPDHPGHDIARRQQTGWGSLVSFELRGGRAAVDAFVDRIEHFALAESLGGVESLVAHPWTMTHASMDEPARRAAGIGEGLLRLSVGIEACEDLEADLERALAAADRPTACAARVRAAQR